Genomic DNA from Streptomyces sp. AM 2-1-1:
CTCCTGAACAGGAGGTCCCGGTGATCTGTCTCACCCGCACCAGGAGCGGACCCCCGTATCTACTCGCGGGTAAGGTCGCTCCATGCCGAGCCGCAGCGACCCCCCGTCCGCCCGTCCCGGACGCCCCCGCAGCCTCGACGCCGACGCCGCGATCCTGGAGGCGACCCGCGCCCTGCTCGTCGATCTCGGCTGGTCGAAGCTGACGATGGGGGACGTGGCGACGCGTGCCGGGGTCGCCAAGACGACCCTCTACCGGCGGTGGGCCGGCAAGAACGAGCTGGTCGTGGACGCCGTCGCGGTCCTCTTCGACGAGCTCGAACTCCCCGACCTCGGCAGTCTCGCCGCCGACGTGCAGGGCGTGGTGCTCCAGTTCGCGCGGTTGCTGGAGCGGCCGGAGACCCGCACGGCGCTGATGGCGGTGGTCGCGGAATCGACGCGCGACCCGGCCCTGCGCACCCGCATCCAGGACTCGATCGTGAACCGTCAGAAGCGGCTGGTGATCGTGGGCCGGCAGCGGGCGCAGCAGCGCGGAGAGCTGCCGCCCGAGACGGACGGCCGGGCGGCCGCGCTCGCGGCCGACCTGATCTTCGACGTGATCGCCGGCGCCGTGGTGCACCGCACCCTCGTCAGCGCCGAGCCCGTCGACGCCGACTGGGCCCGGCGCTTCACCGTCCTGCTCCTGTCCGGACTGGGCGCGAGCGCGGCGGCGTAGCGACGGCGGATCCCGGATGGGCGGACCGCGTCCGGCATGCGGCCCGGCGGCTCGGCACCCCGGCCGCGCTCAGAACCCCGGCGGCTCCGTGTAGACGCCCCACTCCTCGCGCAGCACCCCGCAGATCTCGCCGAGGGTCGCCTCCGCGCGTACCGCCTCCAGCATCGGCGGAACCATGTTCGAGCCGTCACGGGCGGCGGCGAGCATGGTGTCCAGCGTGTCTCGCACCCGGGCCTCGTCGCGGGCGGCCTTACGGGCGCCGAGGGCGCGGACCTGCTCGCGTTCGACCTCGTGGCTGACCCGCAGGATCTCCAGGTCGCCGGTGACGGAGCCGTGGTGGACGTTGACGCCGACGACCCGCTTGTCGCCCTTCTCCAGGGAGCGCTGGTACGTGAACGCGGAGTCCGCGATCTCCCCGGTGAACCAGCCGTCCTCGATGCCGCGCAGGATGCCCGAGGTGATCGGCCCGACGGGGTGGCGCCCGTCCGGATGGGCGCGGGTGCCGCGTTCGCGGATCTGCTCGAAGATCTTCTCGGCGTCCGCCTCGATCCGGTCGGTGAGCTGCTCGACGTACCAGGACCCGCCCAGCGGGTCGGCCACGTTGGCGACGCCGGTCTCCTCCATCAGCACCTGCTGGGTGCGGAGCGCGATCTCGGCGGCCTGTTCGGAGGGGAGGGCGAGGGTCTCGTCGAGCGCGTTGGTGTGCAGCGAGCTGGTGCCGCCGAGGACGGCGGAGAGCGCCTCCACGGCGGTGCGCACGACGTTGTTGTACGGCTGCTGGGCGGTGAGGGAGACCCCCGCGGTCTGGGTGTGGAAGCGGAGCCACTGGGCCTTGTCGGTCCGCGCGCCGTAGGTCTCCTTCATCCAGCGGGCCCAGATCCGCCGGGCGGCGCGGAATTTGGCGATCTCCTCGAAGAAGTCGAGGTGCGCGTCGAAGAAGAACGAGAGGCCGGGCGCGAAGGTGTCCACGTCGAGCCCCCGGGAGAGGCCGAGTTCCACGTACCCGAACCCGTCGGCCAGCGTGTAGGCGAGCTCCTGCGCGGCCGTGGAACCGGCCTCGCGGATGTGGTACCCGGAGACGGAGAGCGGCTTGTACGCGGGGATGTCGCGGGCGCAGTGCTCCATCAGGTCACCGATGAGCCGCAGGTGCGGTTCGGGCTGGAAGAGCCACTCCTTCTGCGCGATGTACTCCTTGAAGATGTCGGTCTGCAGGGTGCCGTTGAGCACAGCGGGGTCGACGCCCTGGCGTTCGGCGGCGACGAGGTACATGCAGAAGACCGGGACGGCCGGTCCGCTGATCGTCATCGAGGTGGTGACCTCGCCGAGGGGGATGTCCCGGAAGAGGACCTCCATGTCGGCGGCGGAGTCGATGGCGACGCCGCAGTGGCCGACCTCCCCGAGCGAGCGGGGCTCGTCGGAGTCGCGGCCCATCAGCGTCGGCATGTCGAAGGCGACACTGAGCCCGCCGCCGCCCGCGGCGAGGATCATCTTGTACCGCTCGTTGGTCTGCTCGGCGTTGCCGAACCCGGCGAACTGGCGGATGGTCCAGGTGCGGCCCCGGTAGCCGGTCGGGTGGAGGCCCCGGGTGAACGGGTACTCGCCGGGCCAGCCGATCCGCTCGAAGCCCTCGTACGTGTCACCGGGGCGGGGCCCGTACACCGGGTCAACCGGGTCCCCGGAGAGCGTGGTGAAGTCCGCGTCACGCGTGCGGGCCTTGTCGTAACGGGCCTGCCAGCGTCGGCGGCCCTCCTCGATCGCGTCAGCGTCCATGGAGTCGAATTTACTAGGACGTCCTAGTAAAAGTCGATGACAAACCGCCCGGCGCTTCGCGCGGGGCGGTTCGGTTCGTCCGGACGGGCCGGGCCGGACTCAGGCGTTCTCGACCGGGCTGCCCTGCTCGGACCGTTTCGGGACGCCGCCCGGGGCAGCGCCCGCGATCAGCGGCTCGACCTCCCGGGCGACCCGGCGCTCGACGAAGAACGCGGCGGTCGGGATGGTGCCGGCGATCAGCACCCAGAGCAGCTTGCCGACCGGCCACTTCGCCTTGGACCCGAGGTCGAAGGCGAAGAGGAGATAGACGATGTAGAGCACGCCGTGGATCTGGGAGACGACGAGCGTCAGGTTCTCGCCCTTGTCGAATCCGTACTTGAAGACCATGCAGAGGCAGAGGATCAACAACATGACGGCGGTGACGTAAGCCATCACCCGATAGCGGGTCAGCACGCTGCGTTTCATGACATCGAGGTTAGCCGGAGCCCGGGGGCGATCTTGCAGCGGGCACACCCGGGGGCGCACGCCCCCGCCCGCCCCGCTCAGGCGTCCTCGAAGTCCCGGGCGGCGACCCGCAGCGGCCGCAGCATCGCGAAGATCTCCGCACACTCCTCGGCGTCGTACACGCCCAGGCCGAAGTCCATCGCCATCAGGTCCTCGGACGCCGCCTCGACCACCTCACGGCCCTTCTGGGTGATGGAGGCGAGCGTGCCGCGGCCGTCGTTGGGGTTGGGCCGCTTGTCGACCAGGCCGGATCTCACCAGCCGGTCGACGGTGTTGGTGACCGAGGTCGGGTGCACCATCAGACGCTCGCCGATCTTCGACATCGGCAGCTCGCCCTCCTTGGAGAAGGTGAGCAGCACCAGCGCCTCGTACCGGGCGAACGTCAGCCCGTACGGTTTCACCACCGCGTCGACCTCCGCGAGGAGGATCTGCTGCGCCCTCATGATCGAGGTGATCGCCTGCATGGAGGGGACGGGCCCCCAGCGCTGCCGCCAGAGTTCGTCGGCGCGTGCGATGGGATCGAAGGGAAGGCTGAGCGGCTTCGGCACAGCCCCGACCTTACCCACTGGTCACATCGCGGCGGGTGCCGTCTCGGAGTTCGGTACCGGATGCGCGCGGGGCGACGCCCGCGGGGCGCGAGCCCCCCGAACGGGGGCGGTTTCGGGTGCGGGTGGTTGACGCCTCGGGGAAACCGGTGTCGCGCCACCGCACCCCCCGACGGATATGTCACGATCGCCCGCATCTCTGGGCCTCGTGAGGCGCCGTCCGGGCTCGCCCCGCCCGTGACTCCCGCTTCCCGGCGATGCGCACCGCCCGCTGCCCGTCACCCGTCGCCCGTTGTTCGCCGGGCCACCGTCCGAGGGGGCTGGATGTCCGGCCGCAGGATCTTGCCCGTCATCTCCGCCGCCGTGGCCGTGTCGGCCGCGCTCGCCGTCGGCTGCTCGTCCCCGCCCGGCAGACCGGCCGGGAGCCCCGGCGGGCCCACCGCGTCCGCGGCGGACGCCGTCCGGCCCGGCCCGGCCCCCTACTGGGTGGACCCGGAGAGCGACGCCGCGCGCCAGGTCCGGGCCTGGCGGGAGGCGGGGCGGACGGCGGACGCGGAGCTTCTGGAGCGCATCTCCACCCGCCCGGTGGCCGACTGGCCCGCCGGGGACGACCCGGAACCGGACATCGCCGCCGCCGTACGGGGCGCCTCCGCCACCGGGCAGAGTGTGCTGCTCACGGCCTACAACATCCCGCACCGCGACTGCGGCGCCTACTCGGCGGGCGGGGCGCCCGACGCGGGCGCGTACCGGACGTGGACGGAGCGGTTCGCCGGGGCGATCGGGGACGCGCCGGCCACGGTGATCCTGGAACCGGACGCCGTCGCGCACGTGGTGGACGGCTGCACGCCGCCGTCGAGCCACGCCGAGCGGTTCGACCTGCTCTCCGGGGCGGTGGACACCCTCAAGGCCCGCCCGGGAACCAAGGTCTACCTGGATGCCGGGAACCCGGAGTGGCACGCCGACCCCGCCAAGCTGGTCGAACCGCTCCACCGGGCCGGCATCGACCGGGCGGACGGCTTCGCGCTCAACGTCTCCAACTTCCAGACCGACGCCACGGTGAGGGCTTACGGGGCGCGGCTCTCCGCCCTCCTCGGCGGCGCGCACTACGTGGTCGACAGCAGCCGCAACGGCCGGGG
This window encodes:
- a CDS encoding TetR/AcrR family transcriptional regulator, translated to MPSRSDPPSARPGRPRSLDADAAILEATRALLVDLGWSKLTMGDVATRAGVAKTTLYRRWAGKNELVVDAVAVLFDELELPDLGSLAADVQGVVLQFARLLERPETRTALMAVVAESTRDPALRTRIQDSIVNRQKRLVIVGRQRAQQRGELPPETDGRAAALAADLIFDVIAGAVVHRTLVSAEPVDADWARRFTVLLLSGLGASAAA
- a CDS encoding methylmalonyl-CoA mutase family protein encodes the protein MDADAIEEGRRRWQARYDKARTRDADFTTLSGDPVDPVYGPRPGDTYEGFERIGWPGEYPFTRGLHPTGYRGRTWTIRQFAGFGNAEQTNERYKMILAAGGGGLSVAFDMPTLMGRDSDEPRSLGEVGHCGVAIDSAADMEVLFRDIPLGEVTTSMTISGPAVPVFCMYLVAAERQGVDPAVLNGTLQTDIFKEYIAQKEWLFQPEPHLRLIGDLMEHCARDIPAYKPLSVSGYHIREAGSTAAQELAYTLADGFGYVELGLSRGLDVDTFAPGLSFFFDAHLDFFEEIAKFRAARRIWARWMKETYGARTDKAQWLRFHTQTAGVSLTAQQPYNNVVRTAVEALSAVLGGTSSLHTNALDETLALPSEQAAEIALRTQQVLMEETGVANVADPLGGSWYVEQLTDRIEADAEKIFEQIRERGTRAHPDGRHPVGPITSGILRGIEDGWFTGEIADSAFTYQRSLEKGDKRVVGVNVHHGSVTGDLEILRVSHEVEREQVRALGARKAARDEARVRDTLDTMLAAARDGSNMVPPMLEAVRAEATLGEICGVLREEWGVYTEPPGF
- a CDS encoding DUF3817 domain-containing protein yields the protein MKRSVLTRYRVMAYVTAVMLLILCLCMVFKYGFDKGENLTLVVSQIHGVLYIVYLLFAFDLGSKAKWPVGKLLWVLIAGTIPTAAFFVERRVAREVEPLIAGAAPGGVPKRSEQGSPVENA
- a CDS encoding MarR family transcriptional regulator, which produces MPKPLSLPFDPIARADELWRQRWGPVPSMQAITSIMRAQQILLAEVDAVVKPYGLTFARYEALVLLTFSKEGELPMSKIGERLMVHPTSVTNTVDRLVRSGLVDKRPNPNDGRGTLASITQKGREVVEAASEDLMAMDFGLGVYDAEECAEIFAMLRPLRVAARDFEDA
- a CDS encoding glycoside hydrolase family 6 protein codes for the protein MSGRRILPVISAAVAVSAALAVGCSSPPGRPAGSPGGPTASAADAVRPGPAPYWVDPESDAARQVRAWREAGRTADAELLERISTRPVADWPAGDDPEPDIAAAVRGASATGQSVLLTAYNIPHRDCGAYSAGGAPDAGAYRTWTERFAGAIGDAPATVILEPDAVAHVVDGCTPPSSHAERFDLLSGAVDTLKARPGTKVYLDAGNPEWHADPAKLVEPLHRAGIDRADGFALNVSNFQTDATVRAYGARLSALLGGAHYVVDSSRNGRGPLVGDRTEAWCNPPGRALGTPPTTDTGDARLDAYLWIKRPGDSDGPCRGGPAAGTWWPQYALGLARAAGS